A single window of Vicinamibacteria bacterium DNA harbors:
- a CDS encoding beta-ketoacyl synthase N-terminal-like domain-containing protein: protein MREVVIAGAVRTPIGKFGGALSGLSAAQLGSAAASEALRRAGVAPNQVEETVFGCARQAGGGPNVARQVSYRAGVPPEVPAFTVNMACASGIKAVDLAWRAIRDGDAEVVLAGGVESMSRVPYLLTGARWGYRMGDQSVVDAMYQDGFLCPLAEQLMGETAERLAADYRISREEQDAFALRSQER, encoded by the coding sequence ATGCGTGAGGTTGTGATCGCGGGGGCGGTACGGACGCCGATCGGGAAGTTCGGCGGCGCCCTCTCGGGGCTGTCCGCGGCTCAACTGGGGTCGGCGGCGGCTTCCGAGGCCCTCCGCCGGGCGGGCGTGGCCCCCAACCAGGTGGAGGAGACCGTGTTCGGCTGCGCCCGGCAGGCGGGGGGAGGACCGAACGTGGCACGCCAGGTCTCCTACCGCGCGGGGGTCCCCCCCGAGGTCCCCGCCTTTACCGTGAACATGGCCTGCGCGAGTGGCATCAAGGCGGTGGACCTCGCCTGGCGGGCGATCCGCGACGGCGATGCCGAGGTGGTTCTGGCCGGAGGCGTCGAGTCCATGAGCCGCGTTCCCTACCTGCTCACGGGTGCCCGCTGGGGCTACCGCATGGGGGACCAGTCGGTGGTGGACGCGATGTACCAGGACGGGTTTCTCTGCCCGCTCGCCGAGCAGCTGATGGGGGAGACCGCCGAGCGACTGGCCGCCGACTACCGGATCTCCCGCGAGGAGCAGGACGCCTTCGCCCTGCGCAGCCAGGAGCGGG